A window of the Miscanthus floridulus cultivar M001 chromosome 14, ASM1932011v1, whole genome shotgun sequence genome harbors these coding sequences:
- the LOC136503470 gene encoding uncharacterized mitochondrial protein AtMg00810-like, with the protein MAQCKAASMPIDANDKLPSDGPAITDATSYGSSAGALQYLTITRPDLTFAVQQACLYMHDPRQQHLAQLKWILQYVRGRTSHGLLLRASPTLDVTAYSDAYWASCPETRRSTLGFCVFLGDALVSWSSKRQPTVSRSSVEAEYRTVANAAVECIWLRQLLSELHFPILKATVAFLRQCVGHLHVQESGPS; encoded by the coding sequence ATGGCACAGTGCAAGGCTGCATCAATGCCGATCGACGCCAACGACAAGCTTCCGTCTGATGGCCCCGCCATCACCGACGCGACGTCGTACGGTAGCAGCGCCGGAGCTCTGCAGTACCTGACCATCACGCGGCCAGATCTCACGTTCGCCGTCCAGCAAGCATGTCTCTACATGCACGATCCGCGACAGCAACACTTGGCGCAGCTTAAGTGGATCCTGCAATATGTTCGCGGGAGGACGTCGCACGGGCTCCTCCTCCGCGCCTCACCAACCCTTGACGTCACGGCATACTCCGACGCCTATTGGGCCAGCTGCCCCGAGACTCGACGCTCGACATTGGGATTTTGTGTGTTCCTCGGCGACGCCCTGGTCTCGTGGTCCTCCAAGCGCCAGCCCACCGTCTCCAGGTCCAGTGTAGAGGCGGAATACCGCACGGTGGCCAATGCCGCCGTTGAGTGCATATGGCTCCGCCAGCTCCTCAGTGAACTCCACTTCCCCATCCTGAAGGCTACCGTGGCGTTTTTGCGACAATGTGTCGGCCATCTACATGTCCAAGAATCCGGTCCATCATAA